The following proteins are encoded in a genomic region of Opitutus sp.:
- a CDS encoding ATP-binding protein, producing the protein MLSSFYIQNFRSILELKLDFSYGEGKAPNGYHGQEIMPFLEAGNKKRLVPCAAFFGSNAAGKTNILKAFATIKTLLREGGKLADVFEPNLLNRKFTETTFETEFILGADQFNYRISYSATAIGEESLLKNGEPLFTVRQLQAEFGPKVHSTTYTKEKLSDIIRVECSDGEGRQTKAFLHRIGLAYQGLNPDLKNAFAYFQDGVRFFTNEGAMLLPVSVQILAEAMGGDKEAALREITDFVRRLDIDIAAINITETELGPEDRLHLGDLLKQNHDTGARHAINITATHKNVAGSHVPLNFIKHESAGTQRLAGLIGLILHALKTGGIFLVDELECSLHPLLMREIVLLFKKRRYNDKGAQLIFTTHNTDILDDSILRLSEIALVRKTVANGTLVRRLVDAKKDGEDIRNVTNFRKQYLAGFYSGVPHPAL; encoded by the coding sequence ATGCTATCTTCATTCTACATTCAGAACTTTCGCTCCATTCTGGAACTCAAGTTGGACTTTTCCTACGGCGAGGGAAAAGCCCCCAATGGCTACCACGGGCAGGAAATCATGCCCTTCCTCGAAGCCGGAAATAAAAAGCGTCTCGTACCCTGCGCGGCTTTCTTTGGATCCAACGCCGCCGGCAAAACCAACATCCTTAAAGCGTTCGCCACGATCAAGACGCTGCTTCGTGAGGGCGGAAAGCTAGCGGACGTTTTTGAACCCAATCTGCTCAACCGCAAGTTCACCGAGACCACCTTCGAGACCGAGTTCATCTTGGGTGCCGATCAATTCAACTATCGCATCTCTTACTCAGCGACCGCCATCGGGGAGGAGTCTTTGCTGAAAAACGGGGAGCCCCTTTTCACCGTCCGGCAGCTCCAAGCCGAGTTCGGTCCAAAAGTTCACTCCACAACCTATACGAAAGAGAAGCTTTCCGACATTATTCGCGTGGAGTGCTCCGACGGCGAAGGGCGTCAGACCAAGGCCTTTCTGCACCGCATTGGCCTAGCCTATCAGGGGCTCAATCCGGATCTTAAAAACGCCTTCGCCTATTTTCAGGACGGCGTGAGGTTCTTCACCAACGAAGGTGCCATGCTGCTTCCCGTCTCAGTGCAGATATTGGCCGAAGCTATGGGTGGAGATAAAGAAGCGGCGCTGCGCGAAATAACCGACTTTGTTCGCCGCTTGGACATCGATATCGCGGCCATCAACATCACCGAAACCGAACTCGGACCGGAAGATCGCCTGCACCTTGGAGACCTGCTCAAGCAGAATCACGATACTGGCGCGCGGCACGCGATCAACATCACCGCCACACACAAGAACGTAGCAGGCAGCCATGTCCCCCTTAATTTCATCAAACACGAGTCCGCTGGCACACAACGCCTCGCCGGGCTGATCGGGCTGATCCTGCACGCACTCAAGACCGGCGGCATCTTCCTCGTGGACGAGCTGGAGTGCTCCCTGCATCCGCTGCTGATGCGTGAGATTGTACTCCTATTTAAAAAACGCCGCTACAATGACAAGGGCGCACAGCTCATCTTCACCACCCACAACACCGACATCCTCGACGATTCCATCCTTCGTCTTTCTGAGATCGCCCTGGTGCGCAAAACCGTAGCCAACGGCACCCTCGTGCGCCGCTTGGTGGACGCCAAAAAAGACGGTGAAGACATCCGTAACGTCACCAACTTCCGCAAACAATACCTCGCCGGCTTCTACTCCGGTGTGCCGCACCCGGCACTCTGA
- a CDS encoding DUF935 family protein — protein MSPSPIIRPTARDFEPQLFGRSLSPDAIGELLDAGARGDLAAQSDLFNLMEDTWPRLRANLQKLKNAIRKLPLNVQPYTPKNGKPSATAQEKAAFVESALHLQRGYVDTTRAPLGSAVYELMDAVARGLSVVEIDWTTDTTGYVVPVGFRRVPTRYLGIDTDGTLALRLNGNNVATSDRKLVPFAKYPGKFLTGIFQSKSGALGEAAQLRALAPLWLGHMLGWEWLVQKAELFGTPLRWANYPATATQLEIDAITSALRNMGTASWGAFPQGTNLQIMQGTTPGVSGPNDPSERLMGIADRACDIMLLGQNLSVEHNGEGSRAATEVHREVELDLFETYAEYIVAILNDQLIPQLIAQNWGTADEVPFVEVEITRPEREQEMATRDKTLFVDMGLPVSLQYLYERHKVPSPAPSEALFQPAKPIASTVPATSAPTTAKACACGCGAPIDAASESASSLAGRQAAAEAAFPQELAQAEAAGDYLVWDAILDGRTTEVCLGRHGHRWGDGWFSPPPAHYNCRSSLIRVPKASYQPPK, from the coding sequence ATGTCCCCATCCCCCATCATCCGACCCACCGCCCGCGACTTTGAACCGCAACTCTTCGGCCGCAGCCTCTCGCCCGACGCCATTGGTGAACTCCTCGACGCCGGCGCCCGCGGTGACCTCGCCGCTCAAAGCGACCTGTTTAACCTGATGGAAGACACCTGGCCGCGCCTCCGCGCCAACCTGCAAAAACTTAAAAACGCCATTCGCAAGCTGCCGCTCAACGTCCAGCCCTACACACCGAAAAACGGCAAACCGTCAGCCACAGCGCAGGAGAAAGCCGCCTTCGTGGAGTCGGCGTTGCACCTGCAACGCGGTTACGTGGACACCACGCGCGCCCCCCTCGGTTCGGCTGTTTACGAACTGATGGACGCCGTTGCCCGCGGTCTATCCGTGGTCGAAATCGACTGGACGACCGACACCACCGGTTACGTCGTTCCGGTCGGGTTCCGCCGCGTGCCGACTCGTTACCTCGGCATCGACACCGACGGCACCCTCGCACTCCGCCTCAACGGGAACAACGTCGCCACTTCAGATAGGAAGCTCGTCCCCTTTGCCAAATACCCCGGCAAATTTCTCACCGGCATTTTCCAGTCGAAGTCCGGCGCCCTCGGTGAAGCCGCCCAGCTCCGCGCCCTCGCACCGCTCTGGCTCGGTCACATGCTCGGCTGGGAATGGCTGGTGCAAAAGGCAGAGCTATTCGGCACGCCGTTACGTTGGGCTAACTATCCCGCGACCGCTACCCAGCTTGAAATCGACGCCATAACCTCGGCGCTCCGCAACATGGGCACCGCCTCATGGGGTGCGTTTCCACAAGGCACCAACCTGCAAATCATGCAGGGCACCACGCCGGGTGTGTCCGGTCCCAACGATCCCAGCGAACGCCTCATGGGTATCGCAGACCGCGCCTGCGACATCATGCTTTTGGGCCAAAATCTATCCGTTGAACACAACGGCGAAGGCAGCCGCGCCGCCACCGAGGTGCACCGAGAGGTCGAGCTGGATCTCTTCGAAACCTACGCCGAATACATCGTCGCCATCCTCAATGACCAACTCATCCCCCAGTTGATCGCCCAAAACTGGGGCACCGCAGACGAGGTCCCCTTCGTCGAAGTAGAAATCACCCGCCCTGAGCGTGAGCAGGAAATGGCCACCCGCGATAAAACTCTGTTCGTCGACATGGGCCTACCGGTTTCCCTGCAGTACCTTTACGAACGCCACAAGGTCCCGTCACCCGCCCCAAGCGAAGCACTGTTTCAACCGGCCAAACCTATCGCCTCAACAGTTCCAGCGACCTCCGCGCCCACCACCGCCAAAGCCTGCGCCTGCGGTTGTGGTGCGCCGATCGACGCCGCCAGCGAATCCGCGTCATCCCTCGCCGGCCGCCAAGCCGCTGCCGAGGCGGCCTTCCCCCAAGAACTCGCCCAGGCCGAAGCCGCCGGTGATTATCTGGTTTGGGATGCGATCCTCGACGGCCGCACCACCGAGGTGTGTCTCGGCCGCCACGGTCACCGCTGGGGCGACGGCTGGTTTTCGCCACCACCCGCCCACTACAACTGCCGCAGCTCCCTGATCCGCGTACCTAAGGCCAGTTACCAGCCGCCCAAGTGA